In the genome of Cynocephalus volans isolate mCynVol1 unplaced genomic scaffold, mCynVol1.pri scaffold_35, whole genome shotgun sequence, one region contains:
- the LOC134369049 gene encoding testis-specific Y-encoded protein 3-like → MKPAERAKSLEVLQLELEPVNNQARRAFARLRQNLVQRRRTHLGHRRAIIQGIPGFWAKAIVNHPEMLAMISDEDEDLLSYMIDLEVEEIRHPIHCCKIMLFFRNNPYFRNKVIIKEYLINVTGYRASHSTPVQWYQDYEHEAYSRRHHNSSVNFFNWFSDHNFAGSNRIAEIICKDLWLNPLRYHMRMQVPGQGTERAGEQLRK, encoded by the exons ATGAAGCCGGCAGAGCGGGCCAAA TCACTGGAGGTCCTTCAGTTAGAGTTGGAGCCCGTGAACAACCAAGCCAGGAGGGCCTTTGCTCGTTTGAGGCAGAACCTGGTGCAGAGACGCAGGACTCATCTCGGTCACCGAAGGGCCATCATCcagggcatccctggcttctgggccaaagcc attgtgaaccaccccgagatgttggccatgatcagcgatgaagatgaagacttgcttagctacatgatcgacttggag GTGGAGGAAATCAGGcatcccattcactgctgcaagatCATGTTGTTCTTTCGGAACAACCCGTACTTCcggaataaagtgattattaaggaatatctcattaatgtcaccg gatacagggcatctcattccactccagttcagtggtatcaggattatgaacatgaggcttatagccgcaggcaccacaacagcagtgttaacttcttcaactggttttctgaccacaactttgcaggatctaacaggatcgctgag atcatctgtaaagacctatggctcaatcccctgcggtaccacatgaggatgcaggtgcctggacagggaaccgagagggcaggtgagcagctcAGGAAGTAG